From one Erythrobacter sp. HKB08 genomic stretch:
- a CDS encoding nitronate monooxygenase family protein → MKTAITEMFGIKHPIIQGGMHYVGFAEMAAAVSNAGGLGIITGLTQGTPEKLANEIARCKDMTDKPFGVNLTFLPSLTPPDYPGLVKVIIEGGVKVVETAGRNPQEVLPALKDAGIKVIHKCTSVRHSLKAQAIGCDAVSVDGFECGGHPGEDDVPNFILLPRAADELEIPFVSSGGMADGRSLVASLAMGAQGMNMGTRFIATKEAPVHENVKRAIVEASELDTRLVMRPLRNTERVMQNDAVDRLLEKEKELGDAITIQDILPEVAGVYPRIMTEGDMDAGAWSCGMVAGLINDIPTCQELIDRIMGEADDIIARMNAMQAG, encoded by the coding sequence ATGAAAACCGCAATCACCGAAATGTTCGGCATCAAGCACCCGATCATCCAGGGGGGCATGCACTACGTCGGCTTTGCCGAAATGGCGGCGGCGGTTTCCAATGCGGGCGGGCTCGGCATCATCACCGGCCTGACGCAGGGCACGCCGGAAAAGCTCGCGAACGAGATCGCGCGCTGCAAGGACATGACCGACAAGCCGTTCGGCGTGAACCTGACCTTCCTCCCCTCGCTCACCCCGCCGGATTATCCCGGGCTGGTGAAGGTCATCATCGAAGGCGGCGTGAAGGTGGTCGAGACCGCCGGTCGCAACCCGCAGGAAGTACTGCCTGCGCTGAAGGATGCCGGGATCAAGGTGATCCACAAATGCACCAGCGTGCGCCACTCGCTGAAAGCGCAGGCGATCGGCTGCGACGCGGTTTCGGTCGACGGTTTCGAATGCGGCGGCCACCCGGGCGAGGACGACGTGCCGAACTTCATCCTCCTGCCGCGTGCGGCGGACGAGCTGGAAATCCCCTTCGTCTCGAGCGGCGGCATGGCCGACGGGCGCAGCCTCGTCGCGAGCCTCGCAATGGGCGCGCAGGGCATGAATATGGGCACGCGTTTCATCGCGACCAAGGAAGCGCCGGTGCACGAGAACGTGAAGCGCGCGATCGTCGAAGCGAGCGAGCTCGACACGCGTCTCGTCATGCGCCCGCTGCGCAATACCGAGCGCGTGATGCAGAACGACGCGGTCGACCGCCTGCTCGAGAAGGAAAAGGAGCTGGGCGACGCGATCACCATCCAGGACATCCTGCCGGAAGTCGCGGGCGTCTACCCGCGCATCATGACCGAAGGCGACATGGATGCCGGCGCCTGGAGCTGCGGCATGGTCGCTGGCCTCATCAACGACATCCCGACCTGCCAGGAACTGATCGACCGCATCATGGGCGAGGCCGACGACATCATCGCACGCATGAACGCCATGCAGGCAGGCTGA
- the nth gene encoding endonuclease III: MLNEAQVEEVYRRLSEAMPGRTRGAKGPKGQPDAFRSCISCMLSAQSLDSNTAKATRALFTLARTPEAMLALGDEQIAQAIKPCGLYNMKTRNIRRFCEALIAEHGGVVPDTREGLLSLPGIGRKCADIVMSFTFGKDVIAVDTHVHRVCNRIGLTQAKTADRTAQQLEERSPDWAMRDGHFWLIQFGKRICTSRSPKCDRCPVSQLCEFYAESAANA, translated from the coding sequence ATGCTGAACGAGGCGCAGGTCGAGGAAGTCTATCGCCGGCTGAGCGAGGCGATGCCCGGCCGCACGCGCGGGGCCAAGGGACCGAAAGGCCAGCCCGACGCGTTCCGCTCGTGCATTTCCTGCATGCTCTCGGCCCAGTCGCTCGACAGCAATACCGCAAAGGCGACGCGCGCGCTGTTCACTCTCGCCCGCACGCCCGAAGCGATGCTGGCGCTGGGCGACGAGCAAATCGCACAGGCGATCAAGCCCTGCGGTCTCTACAACATGAAGACGCGCAACATCCGCCGCTTCTGCGAGGCGCTGATCGCGGAGCATGGCGGGGTCGTGCCCGACACGCGCGAGGGGCTGCTCTCGCTTCCCGGCATCGGCCGCAAATGCGCCGACATCGTGATGAGCTTCACCTTCGGGAAGGATGTCATAGCGGTCGACACCCATGTCCACCGCGTGTGCAACCGCATCGGCCTGACGCAGGCAAAAACGGCCGACAGGACCGCGCAGCAACTCGAAGAGCGCAGCCCCGACTGGGCGATGCGCGACGGGCATTTCTGGCTCATCCAGTTCGGCAAGCGCATCTGCACCAGCCGCTCGCCCAAATGCGACCGCTGCCCGGTGTCTCAGCTGTGCGAATTCTACGCCGAGTCGGCAGCGAACGCCTGA
- a CDS encoding FkbM family methyltransferase: MTWTSEALHDALAGAAPVFASHDHYGELAIAGRTYRIPWLETGAPIEPADWYVLRHDEASLHEPGMIAAIARLTGIAGERPVRFVDIGAAYGYFGLVADALFEDVSVIAVEASQALATYCETLFGMNRLERVQVVNTLLSDRTGAASLAQRNFSYLPQGAPAPEGYADTQVDQRTLLQVLPEADGRLDVLKIDSEGWQARFLPPATDELVRRGAAILLECDSPEKLAPFASTNGEIVAPFLDAGYRLLWCDHRKPDFTVETLAAMGPGQERNGLAILLPPELAGKC, encoded by the coding sequence ATGACCTGGACGAGCGAGGCCCTGCACGATGCGCTCGCCGGCGCTGCGCCGGTTTTCGCCTCGCACGACCACTACGGCGAGCTGGCTATTGCGGGCCGGACCTACCGCATCCCCTGGCTCGAAACCGGCGCGCCGATCGAACCGGCTGACTGGTATGTCTTGCGCCATGATGAGGCTTCGCTGCACGAACCCGGCATGATCGCGGCGATTGCGCGGCTGACCGGGATTGCAGGCGAGCGACCCGTGCGTTTCGTCGATATCGGCGCGGCCTATGGCTATTTCGGCCTCGTCGCCGATGCGCTGTTCGAAGATGTTTCCGTCATCGCGGTCGAGGCCTCGCAGGCGCTGGCGACTTATTGCGAAACGCTGTTCGGGATGAACCGGCTGGAGCGGGTGCAAGTCGTGAACACGCTCCTGTCCGACCGGACGGGCGCCGCTAGCCTCGCGCAGCGCAACTTCAGCTACCTGCCGCAGGGTGCGCCTGCGCCGGAAGGCTATGCCGATACGCAGGTCGACCAGCGCACGCTCTTGCAGGTGCTTCCAGAGGCGGACGGGCGGCTCGATGTGCTCAAGATCGACAGCGAGGGATGGCAGGCGCGCTTCCTTCCCCCCGCCACAGACGAACTGGTCCGGCGCGGTGCCGCGATCCTGCTCGAATGCGATTCGCCGGAGAAGCTTGCGCCCTTCGCTTCGACCAATGGCGAGATCGTCGCGCCCTTCCTCGACGCCGGATACCGCCTGCTGTGGTGCGACCATCGCAAGCCAGATTTCACGGTCGAAACGCTTGCCGCAATGGGGCCGGGGCAGGAGCGCAACGGGCTCGCCATCCTGCTGCCGCCGGAGCTTGCCGGGAAATGCTGA
- the nth gene encoding endonuclease III, translated as MTDQLPLGSDPRIDILRRMQAALVERFGRIVRPSDKRRSPEWVLVHGVIGAQTKTAASNASTDGLLARYGSWEKVAAAPLDELEAQLQRQTFPSVAAQRLKHCLNAIIEERGAVDLRHLSNLELGDAMAWLERLPGVARKNSAGVMNASTFDRRAMVIDGHHRRIMQRMGIVPAKADTAKTYDALMPIVPEEWSAADMDEHHLLLKKLGQTHCRPRAPQCEGCPVRGDCATGRA; from the coding sequence TTGACCGACCAACTCCCCCTCGGCTCCGATCCGCGCATCGATATCCTGCGGCGCATGCAAGCGGCGCTGGTCGAGCGGTTCGGGCGGATCGTGCGGCCTTCCGACAAGCGGCGTTCGCCCGAGTGGGTGCTGGTGCACGGGGTGATCGGCGCGCAAACCAAGACGGCGGCGAGCAATGCCTCGACCGATGGGCTGCTCGCGCGATACGGGTCGTGGGAGAAGGTGGCGGCGGCGCCTCTCGACGAACTGGAGGCCCAGCTTCAGCGCCAGACCTTCCCGAGCGTGGCGGCGCAGCGCCTCAAACATTGCCTCAATGCGATCATCGAGGAGCGCGGCGCGGTCGATCTGCGGCACCTGTCCAATCTCGAACTTGGCGATGCGATGGCCTGGCTCGAGCGGCTGCCCGGCGTGGCGCGCAAGAACAGCGCGGGCGTGATGAATGCGAGCACATTCGACCGCAGAGCGATGGTGATCGATGGCCATCACCGCCGGATCATGCAGCGCATGGGAATAGTCCCGGCCAAGGCGGACACGGCGAAGACCTATGACGCGCTGATGCCGATCGTACCGGAAGAATGGTCCGCCGCCGACATGGACGAACATCACCTGCTGCTGAAGAAGCTCGGCCAGACCCACTGCCGACCGCGCGCTCCGCAATGCGAGGGGTGTCCGGTGCGCGGCGATTGTGCCACGGGTCGCGCATGA
- the guaA gene encoding glutamine-hydrolyzing GMP synthase translates to MDASLLPDSILIVDFGSQVTQLIARRVREAGVYSEIAPFSQAEEAFHRLKPKGIILSGSPAGVPEEGSPRAPEMLFEAGIPILGICYGQQVMSHQLGGEVRPGHETGEGGEFGRAYLTVTKDCALFDGLWQVGERHQVWMSHGDKVTKFAPGFEIVAISDGAPFAVIADEERKFYGTQFHPEVVHTPDGGRLIANFVRHVCGLAGDWTMAAYRETKVREIREQVGDGKVICGLSGGVDSSVAAILIHEAIGDQLTCVFVDHGLLRLNEREQVETMFRDHYNIPLVVVDAEEMFMEGLAGVTDPEAKRKFIGKTFIDVFEAEAKKVGGADFLAQGTLYPDVIESVSFTGGPSVTIKSHHNVGGLPERMNMQLVEPLRELFKDEVRELGRELGLPDMFVGRHPFPGPGLAIRIPGEVTKERCDILRKADAIYLDEIRKAGLYDAIWQAFAVLLPVKTVGVMGDYRTYDSVCGLRAVTSTDGMTADVYPFDAAFLTGCATRIVNEVQGINRVVYDYTSKPPGTIEWE, encoded by the coding sequence ATGGACGCTAGCCTTCTCCCCGACTCCATCCTCATCGTCGATTTCGGCAGCCAGGTGACCCAGCTGATCGCGCGCCGCGTGCGCGAAGCGGGGGTCTATTCCGAAATCGCACCCTTCAGCCAGGCAGAGGAGGCGTTCCATCGTCTCAAGCCCAAGGGCATCATCCTGTCGGGCTCGCCCGCTGGCGTGCCCGAAGAAGGCAGCCCGCGCGCGCCGGAAATGCTGTTCGAGGCGGGCATCCCGATCCTCGGCATCTGCTACGGCCAGCAGGTGATGAGCCACCAGCTCGGCGGCGAGGTCCGCCCGGGCCATGAAACCGGCGAAGGCGGTGAATTCGGCCGCGCCTACCTCACCGTCACCAAGGACTGCGCGCTGTTCGACGGCCTGTGGCAGGTCGGCGAGCGGCACCAGGTCTGGATGAGCCACGGCGACAAGGTGACCAAGTTCGCCCCCGGCTTCGAAATCGTCGCGATCTCCGACGGCGCGCCCTTCGCGGTCATCGCCGACGAGGAACGCAAGTTCTACGGCACGCAGTTCCACCCCGAAGTGGTCCATACGCCCGACGGCGGCAGGCTGATCGCCAACTTCGTGCGCCACGTCTGCGGCCTCGCAGGCGACTGGACCATGGCCGCCTATCGCGAAACCAAGGTGCGCGAAATCCGCGAGCAGGTCGGCGACGGCAAGGTGATCTGCGGCCTCTCGGGCGGGGTCGACAGCTCGGTTGCGGCGATCCTCATCCACGAGGCGATCGGCGACCAGCTGACCTGCGTGTTCGTCGACCACGGCCTGCTCCGCCTGAACGAGCGCGAACAGGTCGAGACCATGTTCCGCGACCATTACAACATCCCGCTGGTCGTGGTGGACGCCGAAGAGATGTTCATGGAAGGCCTCGCCGGCGTCACCGACCCGGAAGCCAAGCGCAAGTTCATCGGCAAGACCTTCATCGACGTGTTCGAGGCCGAGGCGAAGAAGGTCGGCGGCGCGGATTTCCTCGCGCAGGGCACGCTCTATCCCGACGTCATCGAAAGCGTCAGCTTTACCGGCGGGCCGAGCGTCACGATCAAGAGCCACCACAATGTCGGCGGCCTGCCCGAACGCATGAACATGCAGCTGGTCGAGCCGCTGCGCGAACTGTTCAAGGACGAGGTGCGCGAACTGGGCCGCGAGCTGGGCCTGCCCGACATGTTCGTCGGCCGCCATCCCTTCCCCGGACCAGGCCTTGCGATCCGTATCCCGGGCGAGGTCACCAAGGAACGCTGCGACATCCTGCGCAAGGCCGACGCGATCTATCTCGACGAAATCCGCAAGGCCGGGCTCTACGATGCGATCTGGCAGGCCTTCGCCGTGCTGCTTCCGGTCAAGACGGTAGGCGTGATGGGCGATTATCGCACCTACGACAGCGTCTGCGGCCTTCGCGCCGTGACCTCGACCGACGGCATGACCGCCGATGTCTACCCCTTCGACGCCGCATTCCTGACAGGCTGTGCCACGCGCATCGTCAACGAAGTGCAGGGCATCAACCGCGTGGTCTACGACTATACCTCGAAGCCGCCGGGCACGATCGAGTGGGAGTGA